A window from Ignavibacteriota bacterium encodes these proteins:
- a CDS encoding CotH kinase family protein, with translation MNFFSTLPKLFIITFLSNNIYFSQNILINEVMPSNSNSYFDEFGDTPDWIELFNNSGQSINLSGFALSDSKPNLQKWVLPPIQLNANEYLLINASGKDIKTQAISWQTVIKEGDFCKYFLGTKEPPSGWKEISFNDLGWNIGQAGIGYGDDDDNTIISNVNSVYIRKNFSVNDKNNISEIFFNIDYDDGFVAYLNGKEIARSNLGINGDFIPFNKSADNTIEAKLFQNQKLETFFINEPDQILVDGNNILSIQVHNFGSQSSDLTAIPFLTIGLKVSQDENNVPEEILSSIPTLHTNFNLANGEETVYLSNISGEIIDSLKLISADSDISIGRKNGGNEIYFFNQPTPGSENIFNGFSGQVETPTLTFPSGFYQNGISINAGNSNPNIRTYYTLDGSEPDENSTLFAKNLILSSTKVLKIKSFQENLLPSRTFTQTYFIGENEYLPVISISTDPYNLWDYNYGIYVLGPNAESSIPNFGANFWEDWSRPASFEYFEIDKNIAKQWNADIKIYGAWSRAHPQKSLAVFAKGNETFDHKFFPNLSIDNFESIVLRNSGNDWNLTLLRDGFIHTIANDLDIDNLAFQPSVMYLNGEYWGIHNIREKVNLNYLASHYNVEKSSIDLLELEGFVIDGNNESYIALTEFLYANSLDDNENYKIVASQIDIKSFVDYNLFQIFIGNTDWPGNNNKFWRSRTEQPKWRWILFDTDFGFGYLDSYRHNTLEYATEPNGPDWPNPPWGTLLLRKLLENETFKNQFVNRFADLGNTIFKPENLSKILTSISKKIRNEIPDHIEKWNAFDFSTWEYNISVIKNFGDLRFSFLSTHFENYFSFNGKQVVVINNNDINGGKIKLNSLTLNQNTWYGNYFKGSKIIVKALPNPGYEFAGWSGSANSSSDSIEILVNSTIDLRANFNKKNNFKNIVINEINYNSNTNFDTEDWVEIVNNSDEIIDISNWIFSDENDTNIFVIPQNTILQSQEYLVLTSDSTDFKTYHTSVNNFVGNFNFNLSNGGELIRLFNSQMEIIDSVRYDDVNPWISIPDGSGSTLELLNPNLENSIFSNWGSSAGNGTPGKQNSNFITSVDEDEKIISNKFELFQNYPNPFNPVTTIRYSIPSSSKIHSQSVQLTIHDILGREIRKLVDGKQNAGSYKIEFNSENLSSGVYFYKLKYGNYIKTKKMIILK, from the coding sequence TTGAATTTCTTTTCTACATTGCCAAAATTATTTATTATAACATTTTTATCGAATAATATTTATTTCTCGCAAAATATTTTAATAAATGAAGTAATGCCTTCAAATTCGAATTCTTACTTTGATGAATTTGGAGATACTCCGGACTGGATTGAACTTTTTAATAATAGCGGACAAAGTATAAATCTAAGTGGATTTGCACTTTCTGATTCAAAACCAAATTTGCAAAAATGGGTTTTGCCTCCAATTCAGTTGAATGCTAACGAGTATTTACTAATTAATGCTTCCGGAAAAGATATTAAAACTCAAGCTATTTCTTGGCAGACAGTAATTAAAGAAGGAGATTTCTGCAAATATTTTCTTGGAACAAAAGAACCTCCAAGCGGATGGAAAGAGATTTCATTTAATGATTTAGGATGGAATATTGGTCAAGCTGGAATTGGTTACGGTGATGATGATGACAATACAATAATATCTAATGTTAATTCTGTATATATTAGAAAAAATTTTAGTGTTAATGATAAAAATAATATTTCTGAAATATTTTTTAATATTGATTATGATGATGGATTTGTTGCTTATTTAAATGGTAAAGAAATTGCTCGATCAAATTTAGGCATTAATGGTGATTTTATACCTTTTAATAAATCAGCGGATAATACAATTGAAGCAAAGTTATTTCAAAATCAAAAATTAGAAACATTTTTTATAAATGAACCTGATCAAATTTTGGTAGATGGTAACAATATTTTATCAATTCAAGTTCATAATTTTGGTTCACAGTCTAGTGATTTAACAGCAATTCCATTTTTAACAATTGGATTAAAAGTTAGTCAAGATGAGAATAATGTTCCAGAAGAAATACTTTCATCGATACCAACTTTACACACAAATTTTAATTTAGCAAATGGCGAAGAAACCGTTTATTTGAGTAATATTTCCGGCGAAATAATTGATTCTTTAAAATTGATTTCAGCGGATTCTGATATTTCCATCGGAAGAAAAAATGGCGGAAACGAAATTTATTTTTTCAATCAACCAACACCCGGAAGTGAAAATATTTTTAATGGTTTTTCTGGACAAGTAGAAACTCCCACTCTTACTTTTCCATCCGGATTTTATCAAAATGGAATTTCAATAAATGCAGGTAATTCAAATCCAAATATAAGAACATATTATACTTTGGATGGCTCTGAACCGGATGAAAATTCTACTTTATTTGCAAAGAATTTAATTTTATCAAGTACAAAAGTTTTAAAGATAAAATCGTTTCAAGAAAATCTTTTACCAAGTAGAACATTTACACAAACTTATTTCATTGGTGAAAACGAATATTTACCGGTTATTTCTATTTCAACTGACCCTTATAATTTGTGGGATTATAATTATGGAATTTATGTACTCGGTCCAAATGCAGAATCTTCAATTCCAAATTTTGGAGCAAATTTTTGGGAGGATTGGTCTAGACCAGCTTCATTCGAATATTTTGAAATTGATAAAAATATTGCAAAACAATGGAATGCAGATATAAAAATTTATGGTGCATGGAGTAGAGCACATCCGCAAAAATCTTTAGCAGTATTTGCAAAAGGTAACGAAACATTTGATCACAAATTTTTTCCAAATCTTTCTATTGATAATTTTGAATCAATTGTTTTGAGAAATTCTGGGAATGATTGGAATTTAACTCTGTTAAGAGATGGTTTTATTCACACAATTGCAAATGATTTGGATATTGATAATTTAGCGTTTCAGCCGTCTGTAATGTATTTAAATGGAGAGTATTGGGGTATTCATAATATAAGAGAAAAGGTAAATCTTAATTATTTAGCTTCACATTATAATGTTGAAAAAAGTTCTATAGATTTATTGGAATTGGAAGGATTTGTGATCGATGGAAATAATGAAAGCTATATAGCACTTACGGAATTTCTTTATGCAAATAGTTTGGATGATAATGAAAATTATAAAATTGTCGCAAGCCAAATAGATATAAAAAGTTTTGTTGATTACAACTTATTTCAAATTTTTATTGGAAATACCGATTGGCCCGGAAATAATAATAAATTTTGGAGATCAAGAACCGAACAACCAAAATGGCGATGGATATTGTTTGATACGGATTTTGGTTTTGGATATTTGGATAGTTACAGACATAATACTTTAGAATATGCAACTGAACCAAATGGTCCGGATTGGCCAAATCCACCATGGGGAACTTTACTGTTAAGAAAACTATTAGAAAATGAAACATTCAAAAATCAATTTGTAAATAGATTTGCTGATTTAGGGAACACAATTTTTAAACCGGAAAATCTTTCTAAAATTCTAACAAGTATTTCTAAAAAAATTCGAAATGAAATCCCGGACCATATTGAAAAATGGAATGCTTTCGATTTTTCAACTTGGGAATACAATATTTCAGTAATTAAGAATTTTGGTGATTTAAGATTTTCATTTCTTAGTACTCATTTTGAAAATTATTTTAGTTTCAATGGAAAACAAGTTGTAGTAATAAATAATAACGATATTAATGGCGGAAAAATTAAACTGAATTCATTGACTTTAAATCAAAATACTTGGTATGGAAATTATTTTAAGGGCTCAAAAATAATTGTAAAAGCTTTGCCAAATCCGGGTTATGAGTTTGCCGGATGGAGCGGTTCTGCTAATTCAAGTTCTGACAGTATTGAGATTTTGGTAAATAGTACAATTGACTTAAGAGCAAATTTTAATAAGAAAAATAACTTTAAGAATATTGTAATAAATGAAATAAATTATAACTCAAATACAAATTTTGATACTGAAGATTGGGTTGAAATTGTAAATAATTCCGATGAAATTATTGACATAAGCAATTGGATTTTTAGTGATGAAAATGATACAAACATTTTTGTAATTCCACAAAACACAATTCTTCAGTCTCAAGAATATTTAGTATTAACTTCGGATTCAACCGATTTTAAAACTTATCATACAAGTGTTAACAACTTTGTTGGGAATTTTAATTTTAATTTAAGTAATGGCGGAGAATTAATTCGATTATTTAATTCTCAAATGGAAATCATTGATAGTGTTAGATATGATGATGTAAATCCTTGGATCTCAATACCAGACGGTTCTGGGAGTACTTTGGAATTACTGAATCCAAATTTAGAAAACAGTATTTTTTCAAATTGGGGAAGTTCTGCGGGAAATGGAACTCCCGGAAAACAAAATAGTAATTTTATCACTTCAGTTGATGAAGATGAAAAAATAATTTCTAACAAATTTGAACTATTTCAAAACTATCCAAATCCTTTTAATCCAGTAACAACAATTAGATATTCTATTCCAAGTAGCTCCAAAATTCATAGCCAGTCTGTACAACTGACAATTCATGATATATTAGGAAGGGAAATAAGAAAGCTAGTTGATGGAAAACAAAATGCCGGAAGCTACAAAATTGAATTTAATTCAGAAAATTTATCAAGCGGAGTTTACTTCTACAAATTAAAATATGGTAATTATATAAAGACGAAAAAAATGATTATTCTTAAATAA
- a CDS encoding glycoside hydrolase family 16 protein: MITLFYTLLLFTFLNCNESGNEPKDEENIPQIEGYKLVWNDEFKNPQIDLSKWEYEVNASGGGNNELQYYTARKENSFTENEKLKIVAIAEKYTGPEGTRDFSSARLRSKYKGDWKYGRIEVSAKIPSGKGTWPAIWMLSTDWEYGGWPESGEIDIMEHVGYDPNMVHGSVHTKAYNHVIGTQKTNKLKIPTAISDFHKYSVDWSEEKIDFFIDDQKYFTFTNEYKGWEKWPFDKRFHLILNVAVGGNWGGAQGIDPDAFPATMEIEYVRVYQKIEN; encoded by the coding sequence ATGATAACTTTATTTTATACTTTATTGTTGTTCACTTTCTTAAATTGTAATGAATCCGGAAATGAACCAAAAGATGAAGAAAACATTCCTCAAATTGAAGGATACAAATTAGTTTGGAATGATGAATTCAAAAATCCACAAATTGATTTATCAAAATGGGAATACGAAGTAAATGCAAGTGGCGGCGGTAATAACGAATTGCAATATTATACAGCCCGAAAAGAAAACTCATTTACCGAAAATGAAAAACTTAAAATTGTTGCAATTGCTGAAAAATATACTGGACCTGAAGGCACCAGAGATTTTTCTTCTGCCCGTTTAAGAAGTAAGTATAAAGGTGATTGGAAATACGGCAGAATTGAAGTTTCGGCAAAAATTCCAAGTGGAAAAGGAACTTGGCCAGCAATTTGGATGCTTTCGACAGATTGGGAATACGGAGGTTGGCCGGAAAGCGGAGAAATTGATATTATGGAACATGTTGGTTACGATCCAAATATGGTTCATGGTTCGGTACACACAAAAGCATATAACCATGTAATTGGAACTCAAAAAACAAATAAGTTAAAAATTCCAACTGCAATTTCAGATTTTCATAAATATTCTGTTGATTGGAGTGAAGAAAAAATTGATTTCTTTATTGATGACCAAAAATATTTTACTTTCACAAATGAATACAAAGGTTGGGAAAAATGGCCGTTTGATAAAAGATTTCATTTGATATTAAATGTTGCAGTTGGAGGAAATTGGGGCGGTGCACAAGGAATTGATCCCGACGCATTTCCGGCAACAATGGAAATTGAATATGTTAGAGTTTATCAAAAAATAGAAAATTAA
- a CDS encoding sodium/sugar symporter, producing the protein MLNFSSLDYIIFGIYIIGIVALGLFVSRNKKGHEKNSNDYFLAGNTLTWWAIGSSLIAANISAEQIIGMSGSGFAGGLAIASYEWMAAITLLIVGKFFLPIFIEKKIYTIPEFIEQRFNTTLKTILAIFWIFLFVFVNLTTVMFLGAKALDTVMGTGDGSLLFPAMIGLGLLAAAYSLYGGLSAVAWTDVIQVILLILGGIVTTVIALDYVTPDGGIINGLSHIYDKAGDKFHMILSKDNPEFNNLPGIAVLIGGMWIANLYYWGFNQYIIQRTLAAKSLKEAQKGIAFAAFLKLIIPLIVVVPGIVAFVMFSQPEGTAIIEGAKEAFTKGDGTLNYDKAYPWLISTFVPSGLKGVVIAALTAAIVSSLASMLNSTATIFTMDIYKPYIKKNASEKNLVTTGRITAAVALVIALLVAPLLKSLPQVFQYIQEYTGLVSPGILAVSMMGLFWKKVTTRGAIWGAILSIPVALILKIPAIELPFMDQMLYTFIITIVISGMISLSSNQNDDDPKGFNLTAKIFNTDKTFNLASYTVCLILAVLYAIFW; encoded by the coding sequence ATATTGAACTTTAGCAGTCTCGATTATATCATTTTTGGAATTTACATAATTGGCATTGTTGCTCTTGGACTTTTTGTCTCAAGAAACAAAAAAGGTCATGAAAAAAATTCTAATGATTATTTCTTAGCTGGAAATACTTTAACATGGTGGGCTATTGGATCATCATTAATTGCAGCAAATATTAGTGCCGAACAAATTATTGGAATGTCCGGATCCGGTTTTGCCGGCGGTTTAGCAATTGCATCTTATGAATGGATGGCTGCAATTACATTGCTAATTGTTGGTAAATTCTTTTTACCAATTTTCATTGAGAAAAAGATTTACACTATTCCGGAATTTATTGAGCAAAGATTTAACACAACTCTAAAAACAATTCTTGCAATTTTCTGGATATTTTTATTCGTATTTGTAAATTTAACAACAGTAATGTTCTTAGGGGCTAAAGCATTAGATACTGTAATGGGAACAGGTGACGGTTCTTTGTTATTTCCAGCAATGATTGGATTGGGTTTATTGGCAGCTGCTTATTCACTTTATGGCGGACTTTCTGCAGTTGCTTGGACAGATGTAATTCAAGTAATTTTATTAATTCTTGGTGGGATTGTTACAACAGTTATTGCTTTAGATTATGTAACCCCAGATGGCGGAATTATAAATGGTCTTTCTCACATTTATGATAAAGCCGGCGATAAATTTCATATGATATTATCGAAAGATAATCCGGAATTTAATAATCTACCGGGAATTGCAGTTTTAATTGGCGGAATGTGGATTGCAAATTTATATTATTGGGGATTTAATCAATATATCATTCAAAGAACACTTGCCGCAAAATCATTAAAAGAAGCACAAAAGGGTATTGCATTTGCAGCATTTTTAAAACTCATTATTCCTTTAATTGTTGTAGTTCCCGGCATTGTTGCATTTGTAATGTTTTCACAACCGGAAGGAACTGCTATAATTGAAGGCGCAAAAGAAGCATTTACTAAAGGAGATGGAACTTTAAATTATGATAAAGCTTATCCTTGGTTGATAAGTACATTTGTTCCAAGTGGATTAAAAGGAGTTGTAATTGCAGCATTAACTGCAGCTATTGTTTCTTCATTAGCATCAATGCTTAACTCAACAGCAACAATTTTTACAATGGATATTTATAAACCATACATAAAGAAAAATGCAAGTGAAAAAAATCTGGTAACAACCGGCAGAATAACAGCAGCAGTAGCATTGGTAATTGCATTATTAGTTGCACCTTTGTTAAAAAGTCTTCCACAAGTTTTTCAATATATTCAAGAATATACCGGTTTAGTAAGTCCAGGCATTTTAGCTGTATCAATGATGGGATTGTTCTGGAAAAAAGTTACAACAAGAGGAGCAATTTGGGGTGCTATATTATCAATTCCGGTAGCTTTAATATTAAAAATTCCAGCAATTGAATTGCCTTTTATGGATCAAATGTTATATACGTTTATTATTACAATAGTAATATCCGGAATGATTAGTTTATCATCGAATCAAAATGATGACGATCCCAAAGGTTTTAATTTAACTGCAAAAATATTTAACACAGATAAAACATTTAATCTTGCATCATATACTGTTTGCTTAATTTTAGCAGTTCTGTATGCAATTTTTTGGTAA
- a CDS encoding glycoside hydrolase family 3 C-terminal domain-containing protein, with translation MKKLKLIFVLMISIIILSCSNNVVRKEKELSIDEKVKDLLSKMTLDEKIGQMTQVDQNAFVDYNDITKYSIGSVLWGGNSEIPDISSQGWANMADTLISYSLKTRLGIPIILGIDAVHGHNNVNNAVIFPHNIGLGCTGNPEIVEEVAQVTAKEIAATKIHWTFAPCVAVVRDERWGRTYESFSEDPELVSELSAAAVKGFEHGNLASQDAVLSCTKHFMGDGGTTKGKDQGNTECDEQALRKIHLPGYISAIKEKTASIMISYSSWNGLKMHEHKYLITDLLKGELKYEGFIVSDWAAIDQLQGDYKSDIEKSINAGLDMIMIPNGPALQGKVGVNGEPANTYLDFITNLKALVEEGKVPLSRIDDAVNRILKAKFNFDLFNKVKVKNNFADQVGSKENREVGRKAVQQSLVLLKNENNILPISKDLKNILVTGRGADNVGMQCGGWTISWQGNHGEIIKGGTSILNAVKSTVNKNTIVSSSSDGSGAENSDLVIVVVGENPYAEGFGDDQDLALNDEDIKTIEKVKASKKPMIIVLLSGRPMIINNELEKANAFVAAWLPGSEGQGIADVLFGDVDFSGKLSFTWPKNVEQLPINVGDEKYDPLFPFGFGLSYKK, from the coding sequence ATGAAGAAATTAAAACTAATTTTTGTACTAATGATTTCTATAATCATTCTATCATGTTCAAATAATGTTGTTAGAAAAGAAAAAGAATTAAGTATTGATGAAAAAGTAAAAGACTTGTTAAGTAAAATGACGCTTGATGAAAAAATTGGACAAATGACGCAAGTTGATCAAAATGCATTTGTTGATTATAACGATATTACAAAATATTCTATTGGTTCAGTTCTATGGGGTGGGAATTCTGAAATACCAGATATTTCCTCACAAGGATGGGCTAATATGGCAGATACATTAATTAGCTATTCACTTAAAACCAGATTAGGAATTCCAATTATTCTTGGGATTGATGCTGTTCATGGGCATAATAATGTAAACAATGCCGTTATTTTTCCTCACAATATTGGTTTGGGTTGCACAGGAAATCCAGAAATTGTTGAAGAAGTTGCTCAAGTTACTGCAAAAGAAATTGCAGCAACAAAAATACATTGGACATTTGCACCATGTGTTGCAGTTGTTAGGGACGAAAGATGGGGAAGAACTTATGAAAGTTTCAGTGAAGATCCAGAATTAGTTTCAGAACTTAGTGCTGCTGCAGTAAAAGGATTTGAGCATGGAAATTTAGCATCGCAGGATGCAGTACTTTCTTGTACAAAACACTTTATGGGAGACGGCGGAACTACAAAAGGAAAGGACCAAGGTAATACAGAATGTGATGAACAAGCTTTAAGAAAAATTCATTTACCAGGTTACATTTCTGCAATTAAAGAAAAAACAGCATCCATTATGATTTCTTACAGCAGTTGGAATGGTTTAAAAATGCATGAACACAAATATTTGATAACTGATTTGTTAAAAGGTGAACTGAAATATGAAGGATTTATTGTTTCCGATTGGGCTGCAATTGATCAATTACAAGGTGATTACAAAAGTGATATTGAAAAATCAATCAATGCCGGTCTTGATATGATTATGATTCCTAATGGTCCAGCTTTACAAGGAAAAGTAGGAGTTAATGGAGAACCAGCAAATACTTATTTAGATTTTATCACAAATTTAAAAGCATTGGTTGAGGAAGGTAAAGTTCCACTTAGCAGAATTGATGATGCAGTTAATCGAATTTTAAAAGCTAAATTCAATTTTGATTTATTTAACAAAGTTAAAGTTAAAAATAATTTTGCTGATCAAGTTGGTTCTAAAGAAAATAGAGAAGTAGGAAGAAAAGCTGTTCAGCAATCTCTTGTGTTACTTAAAAATGAGAATAATATTTTACCAATTTCTAAAGATTTAAAAAATATTTTAGTAACTGGAAGGGGAGCAGATAATGTTGGAATGCAGTGCGGAGGTTGGACAATCTCATGGCAAGGTAATCATGGTGAAATTATTAAAGGCGGAACAAGTATACTGAATGCTGTAAAAAGCACAGTGAATAAAAATACAATTGTGTCGTCATCATCAGATGGAAGCGGCGCAGAAAATTCTGATTTGGTAATTGTAGTTGTTGGTGAAAATCCCTATGCAGAAGGCTTTGGAGATGATCAAGATTTAGCTCTAAATGATGAAGATATTAAAACAATTGAAAAAGTTAAAGCCTCGAAAAAACCAATGATTATTGTTTTACTTTCTGGCAGACCAATGATAATAAACAATGAATTAGAAAAAGCAAATGCATTTGTTGCAGCTTGGCTTCCCGGTTCTGAAGGACAAGGGATTGCCGATGTGCTATTTGGTGATGTAGATTTTAGCGGAAAATTATCATTTACTTGGCCAAAAAATGTTGAACAATTACCAATTAATGTAGGTGACGAAAAATACGATCCATTATTTCCTTTTGGATTTGGATTGTCTTATAAAAAGTGA
- a CDS encoding family 16 glycosylhydrolase: MKQTVKILFLILLSQTLHFAKDYRGAEYRTIEAFLYGKFEANYKLQAKDGILASFFTYFTGTDSIPWTTGKWNEIDIEILGRYNNNIQFNTITPGQTNHVRSNFVNFDPTEDFHTYGFEWTPDYVAWFIDDQEVYRQSGSHISTLIYPQKIMMNIWNPIYKDWVGEFKPEVLPVFAHYDWVKYYSYTPGNGDSGSDNNFTFQWLDNFDNFDETRWSKATHTWDGNGCEFIVENAVITDGKLILCLTDDTNIGYVDKTPPTILEIRAIKNTIDLFFSEQINKQSAENKSSYTIVGVAIEKAELLEDQKTVRLSVSDLDTSKTYNVIALNIKDLAAVPNTMAGKLTSFSVSEELKFPLKINVGANEQIDFIADQEWFLDKEYGFTEGYESQFTASIGLTDLDQIYRTDMNGLVSYKVRVPNGSYKIKLMFAEKSFDTIGKRIFDVHVEGILLEDNLDILSHVPKNAAYDLVHDNIEVVDGILEFNFSAELDRPILSGIVIEKLSTSINQNNSNKNSSFFELKQNYPNPFNGETHIQFQLSRKQNVYVKIYDIIGNEIFSKQFLNLNSGEHQFLWSAINNNGDNVNSGIYIVNLITENSQFSKKMVYLK, from the coding sequence ATGAAACAGACCGTAAAGATTTTATTCTTAATTTTGCTTTCTCAAACACTTCATTTTGCAAAAGATTATAGAGGTGCGGAATATAGAACGATCGAAGCATTTCTTTATGGAAAGTTTGAAGCTAATTACAAATTACAAGCGAAGGATGGAATTTTAGCATCCTTCTTTACTTATTTTACCGGAACGGATTCAATTCCGTGGACAACCGGAAAATGGAATGAAATTGATATTGAGATTTTAGGCAGATATAACAATAACATTCAGTTTAATACAATTACACCAGGACAAACAAATCATGTTAGATCAAATTTTGTAAATTTTGATCCAACAGAAGATTTTCATACTTATGGATTTGAATGGACCCCGGATTATGTTGCTTGGTTTATTGATGATCAAGAAGTTTACCGCCAAAGTGGAAGTCATATTTCAACTTTAATTTATCCTCAAAAAATTATGATGAATATTTGGAATCCTATTTATAAAGATTGGGTTGGCGAATTTAAACCAGAAGTTCTTCCAGTTTTTGCACACTATGATTGGGTGAAATATTATTCATACACTCCAGGAAACGGTGATTCAGGATCAGATAATAATTTTACTTTTCAGTGGTTAGATAATTTTGATAATTTTGATGAAACAAGATGGTCAAAAGCTACCCATACTTGGGATGGAAATGGCTGTGAGTTCATTGTGGAAAATGCAGTAATAACCGATGGAAAATTAATCCTTTGTCTTACTGATGATACAAATATTGGTTATGTTGATAAAACTCCGCCTACAATTTTGGAGATTAGAGCAATCAAAAATACAATTGATTTATTTTTTTCCGAACAGATAAATAAGCAATCTGCAGAAAATAAATCAAGTTATACAATTGTTGGAGTTGCAATTGAAAAAGCTGAACTTCTTGAAGATCAAAAAACTGTACGATTATCCGTTTCCGATCTTGATACATCTAAAACTTATAATGTTATAGCACTTAATATCAAAGATCTTGCCGCAGTACCTAACACAATGGCGGGTAAATTAACATCATTTTCTGTAAGCGAAGAATTGAAATTTCCCCTAAAAATTAATGTTGGCGCTAATGAACAAATTGATTTTATTGCGGATCAAGAATGGTTTTTAGATAAAGAATACGGATTTACAGAAGGATATGAATCTCAATTTACAGCTTCTATTGGGCTTACAGATTTGGATCAAATTTATAGAACCGATATGAATGGTCTTGTAAGTTATAAAGTTAGAGTTCCAAATGGCAGTTATAAAATTAAACTAATGTTTGCTGAAAAATCTTTTGATACAATTGGAAAAAGAATATTTGATGTTCATGTAGAAGGAATTTTGTTAGAAGATAATTTGGATATTTTAAGTCACGTACCCAAAAATGCTGCTTATGATTTAGTTCATGACAATATTGAAGTAGTTGATGGAATTCTTGAATTTAATTTTAGTGCAGAATTGGATAGACCAATTTTAAGCGGAATTGTTATTGAGAAGTTATCTACAAGTATCAATCAAAATAATTCAAATAAAAATTCTTCTTTTTTTGAATTGAAGCAAAATTATCCTAATCCATTTAATGGTGAAACTCATATACAATTTCAACTTTCAAGAAAACAAAATGTTTATGTTAAGATTTATGATATAATTGGGAATGAAATATTTTCAAAACAATTTTTAAATCTTAATAGTGGTGAACATCAATTTTTATGGAGTGCTATAAACAATAATGGTGATAATGTAAATTCCGGAATTTATATTGTTAATTTAATTACGGAAAATTCACAATTCTCAAAAAAAATGGTATATCTTAAATAA
- a CDS encoding PorV/PorQ family protein: protein MKNKKLIIFAILLLSNSLIISQEFVSNVSKRGTTAAPFLSISQGSRSMGMGSAFVAVANDPSALYWNPAGITKVEGAGFIVDHTQWIADVSYDFIGLTYNLGSLGSIGLSYITSDIGDMKVTTIDDPNGTGETFSATDAAFSIAWAIQLTDNFAIGFNPKFVQQSIWKMSASAIAIDMGVQYVTPFDGMMLAMSISNFGTKMQLQGNSALIVYDPDESNSGNNSSIPAYLQTDEWDLPLNFRVGVAYDPIKIDNHQLLIAMDALHVSDNYESVNLGMEYVFNDLFSLRGGYKSMFLEDSEESFSLGAGIKQYMLGNVSIGFDYAYQNFGRLSNVQKFTLIITF, encoded by the coding sequence ATGAAAAATAAAAAATTAATAATATTCGCAATACTTTTACTTTCTAATTCTTTAATAATATCTCAAGAATTTGTTAGTAATGTTTCAAAACGTGGAACAACTGCTGCACCTTTTCTATCTATATCGCAAGGTTCGAGATCAATGGGAATGGGAAGTGCATTTGTTGCCGTTGCAAATGATCCAAGCGCATTATATTGGAACCCAGCAGGAATTACAAAAGTTGAAGGCGCCGGTTTTATTGTTGACCATACCCAATGGATTGCGGATGTGAGCTATGATTTTATTGGGTTAACATACAATTTAGGATCGCTAGGCTCAATCGGATTAAGTTACATAACATCTGATATTGGTGATATGAAAGTAACGACAATTGATGATCCGAACGGTACTGGAGAGACTTTTAGTGCTACCGATGCTGCATTCAGCATAGCATGGGCTATTCAGTTAACTGATAATTTTGCTATTGGATTTAATCCAAAATTTGTTCAACAAAGTATTTGGAAAATGTCTGCTTCTGCAATTGCAATAGATATGGGCGTTCAATATGTTACTCCTTTCGATGGAATGATGCTTGCAATGTCTATTTCAAACTTTGGAACAAAAATGCAGCTTCAAGGAAATTCGGCATTAATTGTTTATGATCCCGATGAATCAAACTCTGGTAATAATAGTAGTATTCCAGCTTATCTTCAAACCGATGAATGGGATCTTCCGTTAAATTTTAGAGTCGGTGTTGCTTATGATCCAATTAAAATTGATAATCACCAATTGCTAATTGCAATGGATGCTTTGCATGTAAGTGATAATTATGAGAGTGTAAATCTTGGTATGGAATATGTGTTTAATGATTTGTTTTCTTTAAGAGGTGGATATAAATCAATGTTTCTGGAAGATTCTGAGGAATCCTTTTCTTTAGGTGCCGGAATTAAACAATATATGTTAGGTAATGTTTCAATAGGTTTTGATTATGCTTATCAAAATTTTGGAAGATTAAGCAACGTTCAAAAATTTACATTAATTATTACATTCTAA